The DNA segment GCTACTTGTACCACCCGATCGGCCGCTCGTCGAGGTTGATGTAGACGTGCTTGACCTCCAGGTACTCGTCGAGGCCGTGCGGACCGAGCTCGCGCCCGAACCCGGACTGCTTGTAGCCGCCCCACGGGGCCTCCACGGGGGCCGGCTGCATGTGGTTGACCCAGACGATGCCGGCGCGCAGGCTCTTGACGGTCCGGATCGCCTTGAAGATGTCGCGCGTCCACACGGCGGCGGCCAGGCCGTAGGGCGTGTCGTTGGCGATGCGGACGGCGTCCTCCTCCTTGTCGAAGGGGATGACCGCCATGACCGGCCCGAAGATCTCCTCGCGGGCGATCGTCGCCGAGTTGTCCACATCGTAGAAGATCGTCGGCTCGACGAAGAAGCCGCGCTCGGCCCCCTTCGGCAGCCCCTTCGGGCGGCCGCCCCCCAGCGCCAGCTTCGCCTCTTTCCTGCCGGCCTCGACGTACGACAGCACCTTGTCGTACTGGTCCTGGCTGACCAGCGGGCCCATCTTCGTGTCGGGGAGCAGACCGGGACCGATCTTGATCTTCTTCGCCTTCTCCACCATGGCGTCGAGAAGCGTCTTGTAGATCGATCTCTGCACCAGGACCCGGCTGCCCGCCGAGCAGACCTCCCCCTGGTTGACGAAGACGCCGAACAGGGCCCCCTCGACGGCCTGCTCGAAGTCGGCGTCGGCGAAGAAGATGTTGGGCGACTTGCCGCCGAGCTCGAGCGACAGGCGCTTCACGGTGGCGGCGGCCTCGCGCATGATCAGCTTGCCGACCTCGCTGCTGCCGGTGAAGGCGATCTTGTCGACGCCCGGGTGCGTGACCATCGGCATGCCGACCGTGCGACCGCCGCCGTTGACGACGTTGATCACACCGCGCGGGACGCCGCATTCCTCGAACCCCCTGGCGAGCTCGATCACGGACAAAGGCGTCTGGCTGGCCGGCTTCAGGACGGACGTGCAGCCGGCCGCGAGCGCCGCCGCCACCTTCTGCACCGCCATCATCAGGGGGTAGTTCCAGGGGACGATCATCCCCGCTACGCCCATCGGCTCCTTCAGCGCGAGGGCCATGGCGTTGTCCGGCACGGTCAGGACGTCGCCGCGGATCTTGGTGGCCAGTCCCCCGTAGTACTCGAAGCAGAATCCGGCGTCCGATACGTCCCCCATGGCCTCGGCCAGCGGCTTGCCGTTGTTGGTGGTCTCGATCTCCGCGAGCCGCTTCTCGTTCCTTCGGACGTACTCGGCCAGGCGGAACAGGACGCGGCCGCGCTCGCGCGCCGATGTCTGGGGCCAGCCGTCGAGATCGAACGCGCGCCGCGCCGCGCCGACCGCACGGTCGACGTCGGCTGGGC comes from the Candidatus Dormiibacterota bacterium genome and includes:
- a CDS encoding aldehyde dehydrogenase family protein; translation: MESLGNFIDGEWTKAASGRTLEVINPATREVIALVPDSGPADVDRAVGAARRAFDLDGWPQTSARERGRVLFRLAEYVRRNEKRLAEIETTNNGKPLAEAMGDVSDAGFCFEYYGGLATKIRGDVLTVPDNAMALALKEPMGVAGMIVPWNYPLMMAVQKVAAALAAGCTSVLKPASQTPLSVIELARGFEECGVPRGVINVVNGGGRTVGMPMVTHPGVDKIAFTGSSEVGKLIMREAAATVKRLSLELGGKSPNIFFADADFEQAVEGALFGVFVNQGEVCSAGSRVLVQRSIYKTLLDAMVEKAKKIKIGPGLLPDTKMGPLVSQDQYDKVLSYVEAGRKEAKLALGGGRPKGLPKGAERGFFVEPTIFYDVDNSATIAREEIFGPVMAVIPFDKEEDAVRIANDTPYGLAAAVWTRDIFKAIRTVKSLRAGIVWVNHMQPAPVEAPWGGYKQSGFGRELGPHGLDEYLEVKHVYINLDERPIGWYK